From one Nycticebus coucang isolate mNycCou1 chromosome 14, mNycCou1.pri, whole genome shotgun sequence genomic stretch:
- the LOC128564497 gene encoding olfactory receptor 51H1-like: MADNNHSHFQHLYFVLTGIPGLEQKYYWMAFLLGAIYAITLFGNGVIISTIKSESSLHIPMYYFLCMLALADMGLALCTLPSMLGIFWFNYKFIAFDACLVQMCFIHACSAIESGVLVAMAIDRVVAIWSPLRYSTVLTSGVVCKTGVVIWSRAVCVILPVPFLIKRLPFYRSNILSHSFCLHQDVMRLACASTCINSLYGLIPAIFTKGSDSLSILLSYVFTLRTVMAIASGEGHLKALNTCISHICAVLIFYVPLIGVTVIHCFGKHLSPLTHAIMANAYLLVPPVLNPIVYTVKTNYDHQK, encoded by the coding sequence ATGGCAGATAATAACCACTCCCACTTCCAACATCTTTACTTTGTCTTAACTGGAATTCCAGGGCTTGAGCAAAAGTATTACTGGATGGCATTCCTGCTGGGTGCTATCTATGCCATTACCCTCTTTGGCAATGGTGTCATCATCTCTACCATCAAGTCTGAATCATCTCTGCATATCCCTATGTACTACTTTCTGTGCATGCTGGCCTTGGCAGACATGGGGCTTGCCCTTTGTACTTTGCCCTCTATGTTAGGCATATTCTGGTTTAACTACAAATTCATTGCTTTTGATGCCTGTCTTGTTCAGATGTGTTTCATCCATGCCTGCTCAGCCATCGAGTCTGGTGTGCTGGTGGCAATGGCCATTGATCGAGTTGTGGCAATCTGGAGTCCCCTCAGATACAGCACTGTTCTAACCAGTGGTGTGGTCTGCAAAACAGGTGTGGTCATCTGGTCAAGGGCAGTTTGTGTCATTTTGCCTGTGCCTTTCCTCATCAAAAGGCTCCCTTTCTACCGCTCTAACATCTTGTCCCACTCCTTCTGCCTCCACCAAGATGTCATGCGCCTTGCCTGTGCCAGCACCTGTATCAACAGTCTCTATGGCCTCATCCCTGCCATCTTCACCAAGGGTTCTGACtccctctccatcctcctctccTATGTGTTCACTCTTCGAACAGTAATGGCTATTGCCTCAGGGGAGGGCCATCTGAAGGCGCTTAACACCTGTATTTCTCACATTTGCGCTGTACTCATCTTTTATGTGCCACTCATTGGGGTGACTGTCATTCATTGTTTTGGTAAGCACCTGTCACCACTGACTCATGCCATCATGGCAAATGCCTACCTTCTTGTACCCCCAGTGCTAAATCCCATAGTCTATACTGTGAAGACCAATTATGaccatcagaaataa
- the LOC128565982 gene encoding mediator of RNA polymerase II transcription subunit 14-like, translating to MAPVQLENHELVQPGAGGADSGGPALAPVPPPPQGAALAAAATAAAAARPGYRLSTLIEFLLHRAYSELMVLTDLLPRKSDVERKIEIVQFASRTRQLFVRLLALVKWANDVGKVEKCAMISSFLDQQAILFVDTADHLASLARDALVHARLPSFAIPYAIDVVTTGSYTRLPTCVRDKIIPPDPITKIEKQATLHQLNQILRHRLVTTDLPPQLANLTVANGQVKFRVEGEFEATLTVMGDDPAVPWRLLKLEILVEDKETGDGQALVHSMQINFIHQLVQSRLFADEKPLQDMYNCLHSFCLSLQLEVLHSQTLMLIRERWGDLVQVERYHAGKCLSLSVWNQQVLGRKTGTASVHKVTIKIDENDVSTPLQIFHDPPLPASDSKLVERAMKIDHLSIEKLLIDSVHARAHQKLQELKAILRGFNANENSSIETALPALIVPILEPCGNSECLHIFIDLHSGMFQLMLYGLDQNTLDDMGKSVNDDMKRIIPWIQQLKFWLGQQRCKQSIKHLPTISSETLQLSNYSTHPIGNLSKNKLFIKLTRLPQYYIVVEMFEVPNKPTQLSYNYYFLSVNAADREDSPVMVVLLQRFKEDVQDLICHTKSGKPTRTGTKHKLSDDPCPVESKKIKRPGEMCAFNKVLAHFVAMCDTNMPFVGLQLGLSNLEIPHQGVQVEGDGFSHAIPLLKIPPCKGVSEETLKALDRSLVDCTFRLQGRNNRTWVAELVFANCPLNGTSTKEQGLSQHVYLTYENLLSEPVGSRKVVEMFLNDWSSIARLYECVLEFAHSLPDIPAHLNVFSEVCVYNYQKLILCYGTTKGSSISIQWNSIHQKFHISLGTVGPNSGCSNCHNTILHQLQEMFNKTPNVVQLLQVLFDTQAPLNAFNKLPTVPMLGLTQRTNTAYQCFSILPQSSTHIRLAFRNMYCIDIDCRSHGVVAIRDGAYSLFDNTKLVEGFYPAPGLKTFLNMFVDSNQDAQRRSVNEDNNAPSSIGGDMMDSLISQLQPPTQQQPFSKQPGTSGAYPLTSPPTSYHDTVNQSPSMMHTQSPGTLDPSSPYTMVLPSGRAGNWPGSPQVSGPSPATYMPGVSPANPSLPLHSPVPNASHSQTGTSFQTMPTNMSPPCKLPQRSWATSIPTILTHSALNILLLPSPTPGLAPGLAGSYLCSPLERFLGSVIMRRHLQRIIQQEMLQLINSNEPGVIMFKTDALKCRVALSPQTNQTLQLKVTPENAGQWKPDELQVLEKFFETRVVGPPFKANTLIAFTKLLGAPTHILRDCVHIMKLELFPHQATQLRWNVQFCLTIPPSAPPFAPAGMPAVVLKSKMLFFLQLTQKTSVPSQEPVSIIVPMVYDMASGTTQQAEIPRQQNSSIAAPMMVSNILKRFAEMNPPRQGECTIFAAVCDLMVNLILPPVGHP from the coding sequence ATGGCCCCAGTGCAGCTGGAGAACCACGAGCTGGTCCAGCCCGGAGCCGGCGGCGCGGATAGCGGCGGCCCCGCGTTAGCCCcggttcctcctcctcctcagggaGCCGCCTTGGCAGCGGCAGCTACAGCTGCAGCTGCAGCTAGGCCTGGCTACCGGCTGAGCACCCTCATTGAATTTCTGTTGCACCGGGCCTACTCAGAGCTCATGGTATTGACTGACCTACTTCCAAGGAAATCAGATgtggaaaggaaaatagaaatagtGCAGTTTGCCAGCCGGACACGCCAACTCTTCGTTCGATTGTTAGCTTTAGTAAAATGGGCTAATGATGTTGGCAAAGTGGAAAAATGTGCGATGATCTCAAGCTTTTTAGATCAACAAGCCATCCTGTTTGTGGACACTGCTGATCACCTGGCCTCATTAGCTAGAGATGCTCTGGTCCATGCACGCCTGCCTAGTTTTGCCATCCCATATGCTATTGATGTAGTGACTACTGGGTCTTACACACGGCTGCCAACCTGTGTAAGGGATAAAATTATTCCCCCAGACCCAATTACGAAAATCGAAAAACAAGCCACACTTCATCAGCTGAATCAGATTCTTAGACATCGGCTTGTAACCACAGATCTTCCTCCTCAGTTAGCAAATCTTACAGTTGCAAATGGCCAGGTGAAGTTTCGAGTTGAAGGAGAATTTGAAGCCACCTTGACTGTAATGGGAGATGACCCTGCTGTTCCATGGCGCCTCCTCAAGCTAGAAATTCTAGTTGAGGATAAGGAAACAGGAGATGGGCAAGCTTTGGTTCATAGTATGCAAATCAACTTTATCCATCAGCTGGTGCAGTCCAGGCTTTTTGCTGATGAGAAACCACTTCAGGACATGTACAACTGCCTACATTCTTTCTGCTTATCACTTCAGTTAGAAGTATTACATTCCCAAACTCTAATGTTAATCCGAGAGCGGTGGGGAGACCTTGTGCAGGTGGAAAGGTATCATGCTGGAAAGTGCCTCTCCCTCTCAGTTTGGAATCAACAGGTTCTTGGGAGAAAAACAGGGACAGCTTCTGTTCATAAAGTTACAATTAAAATTGATGAGAATGATGTCTCTACACCTTTACAGATTTTTCATGATCCTCCTTTGCCAGCTTCTGATTCCAAATTAGTAGAAAGAGCCATGAAGATTGACCACttatcaatagaaaaactcttgATTGATAGTGTCCATGCAAGAGCTCATCAGAAGCTCCAGGAACTGAAGGCCATCCTTAGAGGCTTCAATGCCAATGAAAACTCTTCCATAGAGACTGCACTTCCAGCCCTTATTGTTCCCATCTTGGAGCCCTGTGGTAATTCAGAGTGTCTGCACATTTTTATAGATTTGCATTCTGGAATGTTCCAATTGATGCTTTATGGACTTGACCAAAACACTCTGGATGACATGGGGAAGTCTGTGAATGATGATATGAAACGGATCATTCCCTGGATTCAGCAACTTAAGTTTTGGCTTGGGCAGCAACGTTGCAAACAATCTATCAAACATCTGCCTACAATAAGCAGTGAAACATTGCAGCTTTCTAATTACTCAACACATCCCATTGGAAACCTTTCTAAGAATAAGCTTTTTATTAAACTTACCCGCCTTCCTCAATATTACATTGTTGTGGAGATGTTCGAGGTTCCTAATAAACCCACGCAGCTGTCATACAACTACTACTTCCTGTCTGTGAATGCAGCAGATAGAGAAGACAGTCCTGTCATGGTGGTGCTGCTGCAGCGGTTCAAGGAAGATGTCCAAGACTTGATTTGTCATACAAAATCTGGGAAACCGACCAGAACCGGTACCAAACACAAGTTGTCTGATGATCCATGTCCGGTAGAATCCAAGAAAATCAAACGACCGGGAGAAATGTGTGCCTTCAATAAAGTTCTAGCTCACTTTGTTGCTATGTGTGACACAAATATGCCATTTGTAGGACTTCAGTTGGGGTTGTCCAATCTGGAGATTCCACATCAAGGAGTGCAAGTGGAAGGTGATGGCTTCAGCCACGCAATACCCTTATTAAAAATTCCTCCCTGTAAGGGTGTAAGTGAAGAAACACTAAAGGCTCTGGACCGCTCTCTTGTTGATTGCACTTTCCGATTACAAGGTAGAAATAACCGCACATGGGTAGCAGAGTTAGTATTTGCAAACTGTCCACTTAATGGCACTTCTACTAAGGAGCAAGGACTGTCCCAGCATGTATACCTGACATATGAAAATCTGTTGTCTGAACCTGTTGGTAGTAGAAAAGTAGTTGAAATGTTTCTTAATGACTGGAGTAGTATTGCACGATTATATGAGTGTGTGTTGGAATTTGCACATTCTCTACCAGACATACCTGCTCATCTAAATGTTTTCTCAGAAGTTTGTGTTTATAATTACCAAAAACTTATTTTATGTTATGGAACCACCAAGGGAAGTTCAATTAGTATCCAATGGAATTCCATCCATCAGAAATTTCACATTTCCTTGGGAACTGTTGGCCCAAACTCAGGTTGCAGTAATTGTCACAATACCATTCTTCATCAACTTCAAGAAATGTTCAACAAAACACCAAATGTGGTTCAGTTATTACAGGTACTGTTTGATACTCAGGCTCCGTTAAATGCCTTCAACAAACTCCCCACTGTGCCGATGCTGGGCTTGACCCAGAGAACCAACACTGCCTACCAGTGCTTCTCCATTCTGCCACAGTCGTCCACCCACATCAGACTGGCCTTTAGGAACATGTATTGCATTGATATAGACTGCCGGAGTCATGGTGTTGTGGCAATACGGGATGGTGCCTATAGTCTTTTTGATAACACCAAATTAGTTGAAGGTTTTTATCCAGCACCAGGACTAAAGACATTTCTGAATATGTTTGTTGACAGCAATCAGGATGCTCAAAGAAGGTCtgtaaatgaggataataatgccCCTTCTTCTATAGGAGGAGATATGATGGATTCTTTAATATCACAACTGCAGCCACCAACCCAACAACAGCCATTTTCAAAGCAGCCAGGAACATCAGGCGCTTATCCTCTTACTTCACCACCTACATCTTACCACGACACAGTTAATCAGTCTCCCTCTATGATGCATACACAGTCTCCAGGAACTCTTGACCCTAGTTCCCCATATACTATGGTGTTACCAAGTGGACGAGCAGGGAACTGGCCAGGGTCACCTCAAGTATCTGGCCCCTCACCAGCAACATACATGCCTGGAGTGTCACCAGCCAATCCATCATTACCACTGCATTCTCCTGTTCCAAATGCTTCTCATTCCCAAACTGGAACAAGTTTCCAAACGATGCCAACAAACATGTCTCCACCTTGTAAGCTACCTCAGCGCTCTTGGGCGACATCCATACCTACCATCCTCACTCACAGTGCCTTGAACATTTTACTGCTGCCCTCTCCAACACCAGGCCTCGCGCCCGGCTTGGCAGGCAGTTACCTTTGTTCTCCACTTGAGAGATTTCTTGGATCAGTCATCATGAGAAGACACCTTCAAAGAATTATTCAACAAGAAATGCTGCAGCTGATAAATTCCAATGAACCTGGAGTGATAATGTTTAAAACTGATGCACTGAAATGCAGAGTAGCCCTGAGTCCCCAAACCAACCAGACACTTCAGCTAAAAGTGACACCTGAAAATGCAGGACAGTGGAAACCTGATGAACTTCAAGTTTTGGAGAAATTCTTTGAAACAAGAGTTGTAGGACCACCATTTAAAGCTAACACGTTAATAGCCTTCACCAAGCTATTGGGAGCTCCTACGCACATCCTCAGGGACTGTGTGCACATTATGAAGCTGGAGTTGTTCCCTCACCAGGCAACACAGCTAAGATGGAATGTTCAGTTCTGCCTGACGATCCCTCCAAGCGCACCACCGTTTGCACCTGCTGGGATGCCTGCTGTAGtgctgaaatccaaaatgctattttttcttcAGCTAACTCAGAAAACATCGGTTCCTTCCCAAGAACCTGTTAGTATTATAGTTCCAATGGTTTATGACATGGCTTCAGGTACAACCCAGCAGGCAGAAATTCCCAGACAGCAGAACTCTTCTATTGCTGCTCCCATGATGGTCAGCAACATTCTGAAGAGGTTTGCAGAGATGAATCCACCACGACAAGGTGAATGCACAATATTTGCAGCTGTTTGTGATTTAATGGTTAATCTTATACTGCCTCCTGTTGGGCATCCATAG